One genomic window of Solanum dulcamara chromosome 12, daSolDulc1.2, whole genome shotgun sequence includes the following:
- the LOC129875654 gene encoding secreted RxLR effector protein 161-like, with the protein MKLTIVEYDSVVGKTDDLILDDTHYYRYLIGKLIYLIISRPNICFAVQVLSQFMQRPKKSHWDAALSILRYLKKSPGQGVLLKRGSINNLIVFCDSDWAACPNTRRSITCYVIQLGESLISWKSKKQHKVNMSSIETEYRSMARAVAEIIWWVGLLKELRMDITTPVRLCYDTKSAIQITSNPIFHKRTKHIEIDCHFVREKLKDGLIKTEYVGTKS; encoded by the coding sequence ATGAAACTAACTATAGTGGAGTATGATTCAGTAGTAGGTAAAACTGATGATCTTATTCTAGATGACACTCACTACTACCGGTATCTAATTGGGAAGTTGATCTATTTGATAATCAGTAGGCCTAATATATGTTTTGCTGTTCAAGTTCTTAGTCAATTCATGCAAAGGCCAAAAAAATCACACTGGGATGCAGCTTTAAGTATACTAAGATATTTGAAGAAATCACCAGGACAAGGAGTATTACTGAAGAGAGGTTCAATCAATAATTTGATAGTTTTTTGTGACTCAGATTGGGCAGCTTGCCCCAATACCAGAAGATCAATAACATGTTATGTGATACAGCTTGGTGAATCACTGATTTCATGGAAATCCAAGAAGCAGCACAAAGTGAATATGAGTTCAATAGAGACTGAATATAGAAGCATGGCAAGAGCAGTAGCAGAGATTATTTGGTGGGTAGGACTGCTTAAAGAACTCAGAATGGACATCACAACACCAGTTAGGCTGTGCTATGACACCAAGTCAGCCATACAAATTACCTCCAATCCAATTTTTCATAAGAGAACCAAGCATATAGAGATCGACTGCCATTTTGTGAGGGAAAAGCTCAAGGATGGCTTGATCAAGACAGAATATGTTGGAACTAAATCTTAG